The following are encoded in a window of Flavobacterium sp. WC2421 genomic DNA:
- a CDS encoding T9SS sorting signal type C domain-containing protein, with product MHKQLLLLFFFCLFIESSNAQCTITGNQTSYGASAWIGYVYANTNGGNPPSNAFTTTYQGFVNQPEIFDQNLGSGSISGTNLCGTYANNFAVRYKMNKTMPAGTYNFTVGGDDGYRLSIDGGTTYIINNWNDHGYVSSTTSVYLSGNTNFVLEYFETGGDSRVSFNYTVDPCSTAPTSITGNNNICNGFATTLTATGGSANSSTTYQWGTGTVGSNIIAGQTASSITVTPATSTTYWVRRIDSSPCNVTTGAASQLVTVNPNPGDQTSYGSNSWIGYVYAPTNTGNPPSNAFTTNYIGYITQSEMFNLDLVNGSISGPNLCSSYADYFAIRFKMQENLDAGYYTFTVGGDDGYRLSVDGGATFLTNLSDWTGHAYQSKTATVYLSGNTNFVLEYFESGGQSRVSFNYTVCKTSTAPTSISGASTLCTGEGGTTLIATGGILASNSVYQWGTGSTIGSNIITGQTTPDYVINPTVTTTYWTRIIDCSTYTTSGVTKTITVNTGTTAGTLSSTATTICKNTSPNPITIAGNVGSITKWQYANDNAFTSGVTDIASTATTLTSALMGNISTTRYYRAVVQSGSCPIKNTVPISITVPASLTYSNGAWNGTPDATTSVVISDNLILTNDLSVCSCQISNGYTLTVESDKNLIIQTTLTVDTNSNLIVKNNGSIVQAKDNYTNSGNITYIRSTTPIDKFDYTYWSTPVSPQTLYNLSPNTSGDKFYSFNETIDDWKQEDNSITMVKGKGYTIRGPQDYVSPKPLSVFDGTFKGAPNNGIITIGIGKAGNSNLLGNPYPSALDASSFLTANSSLLEGTIYLWTHNTDIALNTPNPGSGTYAYSSDDYASYNLTGGVGTAKAISSTNSGAVNANIPTGKIASGQAFFTTSKAIGTATFNNTMRVGANGITGTNNQFFKFSSNSKTTESKTIEKNRLWLDLYNDQGAFKQTLIGYITDATDDYDDSFDGESFDGNEFVDFYSINEDKILTIQGRALPFKDTDIVPIGYTTVIDGNFSIGIDQVDGDFTTQVVYLEDKLLDITHNLTEKPYDFTTEKGVFNDRFEIKYTNKTLGTDTFTPSNSNFAVYKKGKQIKLDSQTKLIQSVQIFNISGKLIYSQKEINNLKFSTTDLSINNQVVIVKTTLEDKQIKTAKVIL from the coding sequence ATGCATAAACAATTACTATTACTATTCTTTTTTTGTTTATTTATAGAGTCATCAAATGCTCAGTGTACTATAACAGGTAACCAAACTAGTTATGGAGCTAGCGCATGGATAGGTTATGTATATGCAAATACTAACGGTGGAAATCCTCCCAGCAATGCATTCACAACTACTTACCAAGGATTCGTCAATCAACCAGAAATTTTCGATCAGAATTTAGGATCTGGGTCTATTTCAGGAACAAATTTATGTGGTACATATGCTAATAATTTTGCAGTACGGTATAAAATGAATAAAACCATGCCGGCAGGAACTTATAATTTTACCGTTGGTGGTGATGATGGATATCGTTTAAGCATAGATGGTGGAACAACCTATATAATCAACAACTGGAACGACCATGGGTATGTTAGTTCTACAACTTCTGTTTACTTAAGTGGTAATACAAACTTTGTTTTAGAATATTTTGAAACAGGAGGAGATTCAAGAGTATCATTTAACTATACCGTAGATCCTTGTTCTACCGCTCCTACTTCAATTACGGGTAATAACAACATTTGTAATGGATTTGCCACAACCCTTACAGCAACTGGAGGTTCAGCAAATAGCTCCACAACTTACCAATGGGGAACTGGAACTGTAGGTAGTAATATTATTGCAGGACAAACAGCAAGTTCAATAACTGTTACCCCAGCTACGAGCACAACCTATTGGGTAAGAAGAATTGATTCTTCTCCATGTAATGTCACAACTGGAGCTGCATCACAATTAGTAACTGTAAATCCAAACCCAGGTGATCAAACCAGTTATGGTAGTAACTCATGGATTGGATATGTTTATGCACCAACAAATACAGGAAATCCACCAAGTAATGCTTTTACAACAAACTACATTGGCTATATAACGCAATCTGAAATGTTTAATTTAGATTTAGTGAATGGTTCCATTTCTGGACCTAATTTGTGCTCCAGTTATGCTGATTATTTTGCTATACGCTTTAAAATGCAAGAAAACCTCGACGCAGGCTATTATACTTTTACGGTTGGAGGGGATGATGGATATCGTTTAAGTGTTGATGGTGGAGCAACTTTTTTAACTAATTTAAGTGATTGGACTGGTCATGCTTATCAATCAAAAACAGCAACTGTTTATCTAAGTGGAAATACCAATTTTGTCTTAGAGTATTTTGAAAGTGGTGGGCAATCTAGAGTTTCGTTCAACTATACCGTCTGTAAAACATCTACAGCTCCTACTTCCATATCCGGAGCAAGTACGCTTTGTACGGGCGAGGGAGGAACAACTTTGATTGCTACTGGAGGAATACTAGCCTCAAACTCCGTTTATCAATGGGGAACAGGAAGTACAATAGGTAGTAACATTATAACCGGACAAACGACTCCTGATTATGTAATAAACCCCACTGTTACTACAACGTATTGGACAAGAATAATAGACTGTTCAACATATACAACATCTGGAGTAACAAAAACAATTACTGTCAATACTGGAACCACAGCAGGAACATTAAGTTCAACTGCAACCACGATTTGTAAAAATACTAGTCCAAACCCGATAACAATAGCGGGGAATGTAGGAAGTATTACCAAATGGCAATATGCAAATGACAATGCTTTTACTAGTGGAGTTACTGATATAGCATCAACCGCAACTACTTTAACTAGTGCATTAATGGGAAACATTAGTACGACACGATATTACAGAGCAGTTGTTCAAAGCGGGTCTTGTCCTATAAAAAACACAGTTCCTATTTCAATTACAGTTCCTGCTTCATTAACCTACTCCAATGGTGCTTGGAATGGTACACCTGATGCAACAACATCAGTAGTAATCTCTGATAATTTGATTTTGACAAATGATTTAAGCGTATGTTCTTGTCAAATTTCAAATGGATATACTTTAACGGTTGAATCTGATAAAAATTTAATAATTCAAACAACTTTAACAGTTGACACTAATTCAAACTTAATTGTAAAAAATAACGGAAGCATCGTTCAAGCAAAAGACAATTATACAAACTCTGGGAATATAACCTACATCCGTTCTACAACTCCTATAGATAAATTTGATTATACTTATTGGTCCACACCAGTTTCCCCTCAAACATTATACAACCTTTCCCCTAATACTTCTGGTGATAAATTCTATTCGTTCAACGAAACTATTGATGACTGGAAACAAGAGGATAATTCTATCACAATGGTTAAAGGAAAAGGATATACAATTCGTGGTCCTCAAGACTATGTTTCACCAAAACCATTGAGTGTATTTGATGGGACATTTAAAGGAGCTCCTAATAATGGCATCATCACTATTGGAATTGGTAAAGCAGGAAATTCAAACTTATTAGGAAATCCGTACCCTTCAGCATTGGATGCTAGCTCATTTTTAACAGCTAATAGCAGTTTATTAGAAGGAACCATTTATTTATGGACACATAATACTGATATTGCATTGAATACACCTAATCCAGGATCAGGAACATATGCCTACTCATCAGATGATTATGCTTCTTATAATTTGACTGGAGGAGTTGGTACTGCCAAAGCAATTAGTTCTACAAACTCAGGTGCAGTAAATGCAAATATTCCTACTGGAAAAATTGCTTCTGGTCAAGCTTTTTTTACCACCAGTAAAGCGATTGGTACCGCCACTTTTAACAATACTATGCGAGTGGGAGCTAATGGAATAACTGGAACGAATAATCAGTTTTTTAAATTTAGCTCAAATTCAAAAACAACCGAAAGTAAAACCATTGAGAAAAATAGATTATGGCTTGACCTATATAATGACCAAGGTGCGTTCAAACAAACTTTAATTGGTTACATCACTGATGCTACTGATGACTATGATGATTCATTTGATGGCGAAAGTTTTGACGGAAATGAATTTGTAGATTTTTACAGTATTAATGAAGACAAGATTTTAACAATACAAGGACGTGCTTTACCATTTAAAGATACTGATATAGTACCTATTGGATATACAACTGTTATTGATGGTAATTTTAGCATCGGCATAGACCAAGTTGATGGTGATTTTACAACTCAAGTGGTTTACTTAGAAGATAAATTACTCGATATTACTCATAACTTAACAGAAAAACCATATGATTTCACAACAGAAAAAGGTGTTTTTAATGACCGATTTGAAATAAAATACACTAATAAAACATTAGGAACTGATACCTTTACTCCATCAAACAGTAATTTTGCAGTTTATAAAAAAGGGAAACAAATTAAACTAGATTCACAAACTAAGCTAATTCAATCAGTACAAATATTTAATATAAGTGGAAAGTTAATTTACAGTCAAAAAGAAATTAACAATTTAAAATTCAGTACGACCGATTTAAGTATCAATAACCAAGTTGTTATTGTAAAAACAACATTAGAAGACAAACAAATCAAAACAGCTAAAGTTATCTTATAA
- a CDS encoding beta-ketoacyl synthase N-terminal-like domain-containing protein: MSQIISITAFSSVSPLGNDPVKIWENYLNEAHCFVKQHLDEAPTFIAPLDTNSVQKIELLKESDSKYKSLDKSVLYAMEASRSAMKQAGWGSNDVFGINIGSSRGATELFEKHYQEYLETGKAQTLASPTTTLGNISSWVAHDLQSTGPEISHSITCSTALHALLNGVAWLRAGMVDKFLVGGSEAPLTDFTIAQMRALKIYSRNNDAYPNRALDLEKTQNTMILGEGAAVCCLEIGKKDNALAYIEGIGYATELLEHNISISAEATCFQKSMKMALKETKLSDVDVIVMHAPGTIKGDLTEYLAIQKVFGSTLPLLTSNKWKIGHTFGASGLLSLELALLMMQHNRFIGVPFAEVQSQTKPIKKVLVNAVGFGGNAVSVLLSCP; encoded by the coding sequence TTGTCTCAAATAATATCCATCACCGCATTTTCATCTGTTTCTCCATTAGGAAATGATCCCGTAAAAATATGGGAGAATTATCTAAATGAAGCACACTGTTTTGTAAAACAACATTTGGATGAAGCACCCACATTTATAGCACCCTTAGATACTAATTCGGTTCAAAAAATCGAATTATTGAAAGAGTCAGATTCAAAATACAAATCCTTAGACAAATCGGTTTTGTATGCGATGGAAGCGTCTCGGTCTGCTATGAAACAAGCAGGTTGGGGTTCAAATGATGTTTTTGGAATTAACATTGGCTCTTCCCGCGGTGCAACTGAATTATTTGAGAAACATTATCAAGAGTACCTTGAGACAGGTAAAGCGCAAACATTGGCATCGCCTACAACAACCTTGGGAAATATTTCTTCTTGGGTTGCCCACGACTTACAAAGTACTGGTCCTGAAATTTCGCATTCTATAACTTGCTCTACTGCTTTGCATGCCCTATTAAATGGAGTGGCTTGGCTACGAGCTGGAATGGTTGATAAATTTCTAGTTGGAGGAAGTGAGGCTCCCTTAACTGATTTTACAATTGCTCAAATGAGAGCACTTAAAATATATTCTCGAAATAATGATGCGTATCCCAATCGCGCTCTTGATTTAGAGAAAACTCAAAACACGATGATTCTGGGTGAAGGCGCAGCAGTTTGCTGTTTAGAGATTGGTAAAAAAGATAATGCCTTGGCTTATATTGAAGGAATTGGTTATGCCACAGAATTATTAGAGCATAATATTTCCATTTCGGCAGAAGCCACTTGTTTTCAAAAATCAATGAAAATGGCATTGAAAGAGACTAAACTTTCCGATGTTGATGTGATTGTAATGCATGCTCCAGGAACTATAAAAGGAGATTTGACAGAATATCTTGCCATTCAAAAAGTTTTTGGTTCAACTCTTCCCTTACTGACGTCAAACAAATGGAAAATAGGGCACACTTTTGGCGCTTCAGGTTTATTAAGTTTGGAACTCGCTCTATTAATGATGCAACACAATAGGTTTATTGGAGTCCCTTTTGCAGAAGTGCAATCACAAACCAAACCCATTAAAAAAGTATTAGTAAATGCTGTTGGATTTGGTGGAAATGCTGTGAGTGTGCTTTTGTCTTGCCCTTAA
- the bioA gene encoding adenosylmethionine--8-amino-7-oxononanoate transaminase: MNLTERDRQYLWHPYTQHKTAALPIAIKKGEGALLWDENDKEYIDAIASWWVNPYGHSNKFIADAIYKQLTTLEHVLFGGFTHEPAIVLGERLIEILPDNQQKIFFSDNGSTAVEVAIKVALQFFFNKGEKRTTIIAFENAFHGDTFAAMAASGISFYTQAFEGMFIDVVRIPVPVKGKEQESYEALKTQINNNNCAGFIFEPLVQGAAGMVMYEPETLDQLIKICQENNVLTIADEVMTGFGKTGKNFAMDYLKENPDMMCLSKALTGGTIPMAITTFTSAIFDAFYDEDINKALFHGHTFTANPTGCAAALASLELLTTSEMQANLVRVNASHLAFQNKIKQHPKVETTRVLGTIFALEIKTDGVASYYGSMRNKLYDFFIENGVILRPVGNIVYILPPYIISNIQLQKIYQVVEDALEIV, encoded by the coding sequence ATGAACTTAACAGAAAGAGACCGCCAATATCTTTGGCATCCTTACACACAACATAAAACGGCTGCACTTCCTATCGCTATAAAAAAAGGAGAAGGTGCTTTGCTTTGGGACGAAAATGACAAAGAATATATAGATGCCATCGCTTCTTGGTGGGTAAATCCTTATGGGCACAGTAATAAATTCATTGCTGATGCTATTTACAAACAACTCACAACATTAGAGCATGTCCTATTTGGTGGTTTTACGCATGAGCCCGCAATTGTTCTTGGGGAAAGGTTAATCGAAATTTTACCAGATAATCAGCAAAAAATATTTTTCTCGGATAATGGTTCTACTGCAGTTGAAGTAGCTATAAAAGTGGCACTGCAGTTTTTTTTCAACAAAGGAGAAAAGCGAACTACCATTATTGCTTTCGAAAATGCTTTTCACGGCGATACTTTTGCAGCCATGGCAGCAAGCGGAATTTCGTTTTATACTCAGGCCTTTGAAGGGATGTTCATTGATGTAGTTCGGATTCCGGTACCAGTAAAAGGGAAAGAGCAAGAAAGTTATGAGGCGTTAAAAACTCAAATAAATAATAATAATTGTGCTGGCTTTATTTTTGAACCCTTAGTTCAAGGAGCAGCAGGAATGGTAATGTACGAACCAGAAACATTAGATCAATTAATCAAAATTTGCCAAGAAAATAATGTATTGACTATTGCCGATGAAGTGATGACTGGTTTTGGAAAAACAGGAAAAAACTTTGCTATGGATTATCTTAAGGAAAATCCAGATATGATGTGCTTGTCAAAAGCCTTGACAGGAGGTACAATTCCTATGGCGATTACCACTTTTACTTCAGCTATTTTTGACGCTTTTTATGACGAAGATATTAATAAGGCATTATTTCACGGACATACATTTACCGCAAACCCTACAGGTTGTGCAGCAGCGTTGGCTAGTTTAGAATTGTTAACTACTTCCGAAATGCAGGCTAATTTAGTTCGAGTGAATGCAAGTCATCTTGCTTTTCAAAACAAAATCAAGCAGCATCCAAAAGTGGAGACTACCCGAGTTTTAGGAACTATTTTTGCTTTAGAGATAAAAACAGACGGTGTAGCAAGTTACTATGGAAGTATGCGAAACAAACTCTATGATTTTTTTATTGAAAATGGAGTGATTTTACGTCCCGTAGGGAATATTGTTTACATTTTGCCACCATACATTATTTCCAATATCCAATTGCAAAAAATATATCAAGTAGTCGAAGATGCTCTAGAAATAGTTTAA
- the bioD gene encoding dethiobiotin synthase — MKLFITGIGTDVGKTIASSIITEALEADYWKPIQAGDLENSDSHKIQSFIRNCKTVIHPNSYQLNTPASPHLAAEIDGITIDLTKITAPETSNHLVIEGAGGLFVPINNDDCIIDLIQPDYKVIVVSRHYLGSINHTLLTIEALKNRKIAIAGIIFSGEENKATESIILHKTGEKCIGRIEQEPYFDQNVIREYADQFRENLLKL; from the coding sequence ATGAAACTATTTATTACAGGAATTGGAACCGATGTAGGAAAAACAATTGCATCATCCATCATAACCGAAGCGCTAGAAGCGGATTATTGGAAACCCATCCAAGCGGGTGATCTAGAAAATTCAGACAGTCATAAAATACAGTCTTTTATTAGAAATTGTAAAACGGTAATTCATCCCAATAGTTATCAATTAAATACGCCAGCAAGTCCGCATCTTGCGGCTGAAATTGATGGAATTACCATTGACTTAACTAAAATTACAGCACCTGAAACTTCAAATCACTTGGTTATTGAAGGAGCTGGAGGGCTTTTTGTCCCCATAAATAATGATGACTGTATCATTGATTTAATTCAACCTGATTACAAAGTAATTGTAGTGTCTAGACATTATTTAGGAAGTATTAATCATACGTTATTGACAATCGAAGCTCTGAAAAATCGTAAAATTGCTATTGCTGGAATTATCTTTAGTGGCGAAGAAAACAAAGCAACAGAATCTATTATTCTCCATAAGACAGGAGAGAAATGTATTGGAAGAATTGAGCAAGAACCTTATTTTGATCAAAATGTAATCCGAGAATATGCTGATCAATTTAGAGAAAATTTACTAAAATTATAA
- a CDS encoding aminotransferase class I/II-fold pyridoxal phosphate-dependent enzyme has protein sequence MIQLPKKLSDKLESRLQNNALRQLPISKGLIDFASNDYLGLSQSDTIFHKTHQFLIDNNEIHNGATGSRLLSGNHKVYQQAEDYIAQFHKSESALIFNSGYDANVGFFSSLPQKGDLILYDELCHASIRDGIQLSHAKAYKFDHNDFEDLERLILRNPNTTIYIVTESVFSMDGDAPNLEELVQISNKYDCLLIVDEAHALGVFGEKGEGLVQMLHLQDAVFARIMTFGKGLGCHGAAVLGSPELKDYLVNFARSFIYTTGLSPHSVATILMAYQFLENNQENINNLRENIIQFNQQKILLGLKPLFVHSKSAIQSAIIPGNEKVKSIAKQFQEKGFDIKAILSPTVPEGQERLRFCLHNFNSKEEISEVLSLLGTFVF, from the coding sequence ATGATTCAACTTCCAAAAAAATTATCTGATAAACTGGAAAGCCGTTTGCAAAATAATGCATTGAGGCAATTGCCAATTAGCAAAGGATTAATAGATTTTGCATCCAATGATTATCTTGGATTATCTCAATCAGATACTATTTTCCATAAAACCCATCAATTTTTAATTGATAACAATGAAATTCATAATGGAGCAACTGGTTCTAGATTGTTATCAGGAAATCATAAAGTATATCAACAAGCCGAGGATTATATTGCTCAATTCCATAAATCCGAATCGGCTTTAATCTTTAATTCGGGCTATGATGCCAATGTGGGCTTTTTTAGTTCGCTTCCGCAAAAGGGAGATTTAATACTTTATGATGAATTATGCCATGCCTCCATTCGGGATGGTATACAATTATCTCATGCTAAAGCGTATAAATTTGATCATAATGATTTTGAAGATTTAGAAAGATTAATTCTTCGAAATCCAAATACTACCATTTATATTGTTACCGAGAGTGTTTTTTCTATGGATGGAGATGCGCCAAATCTGGAAGAATTAGTACAAATTTCAAATAAGTACGATTGTCTTTTGATTGTTGATGAGGCGCATGCTTTAGGAGTTTTTGGTGAAAAAGGGGAAGGATTAGTTCAAATGCTTCATTTACAAGATGCCGTTTTTGCCCGAATTATGACCTTTGGAAAAGGATTGGGTTGTCATGGAGCTGCAGTTTTAGGATCTCCAGAATTAAAAGACTATTTGGTCAATTTTGCTAGAAGTTTTATTTACACGACAGGACTTTCTCCTCACTCCGTCGCTACTATTTTAATGGCCTATCAATTTTTGGAAAATAATCAAGAAAACATCAATAATCTCCGTGAAAATATAATTCAATTTAATCAACAAAAGATTTTATTAGGCTTAAAACCTCTTTTTGTACATTCTAAATCAGCTATACAATCAGCTATTATTCCAGGAAATGAAAAAGTAAAGTCAATTGCTAAACAATTTCAAGAAAAGGGTTTTGATATAAAAGCAATTTTGTCACCTACAGTTCCAGAAGGGCAGGAGCGACTCCGTTTTTGTTTGCATAATTTTAATTCTAAAGAAGAAATATCAGAAGTATTAAGTTTGTTGGGTACCTTTGTGTTTTAG